A region from the Leguminivora glycinivorella isolate SPB_JAAS2020 chromosome 3, LegGlyc_1.1, whole genome shotgun sequence genome encodes:
- the LOC125224846 gene encoding cell wall protein DAN4-like isoform X1, protein MTASLTIKTQIWCLVGVVTVVMGAVVGLNGDHVCVVQQKYNITKRVKYRAPMSVRTYEWCFSMPPRCSKWSTEMRDLTRLETEERTAEVAVCCPGYKMKDVSCVPICPAGRTGSGCSEECPKNKWGPNCVNECKRCTKQGICSVVTGECQCQDGWQGERCEVRQTTPATMEELSVTKPVNISTSGPVHERTTMLSTTGTTTTKAPIITTVRIPITAATTTTTTLPTTPKPTTTSTTTTSTSTTTTSTTMRPVATTLLTSAPTSTVETTIQSSKSATVEAISNKESTRTTKHTNWNNVTLTSWVLSTDKSVPPTMMPFTTVSPIFIKTTFTKNAETSTDFIKETTARILPSKTENLELPSQSTKIFEMSTMNLRTAKPILITEPTVKEATRRPETTIKIYPTTIKFKPKEIWIKPAQKGELLVETKIKPIAELPKHKNVTKKETLINTTPRTIMVSIIPTSLSYATFKKIALTTASYFTSKNVTGKPTEMFTRSMSTSAPIKPSSTPKPFQNITKHFTEDKNATNSMRTTAKPLTIFSTNPTRIYKTSTKTMETTEKKRNNTVSQAKDVKTTAKPDEEFHILTEPEHITAVMDKPDRSSVDLISVISIAGGVMMTVITVAVVIVMLERCRRPRYEDKMNSIRMEVMIDNNDGPPPYVRNIFNTPLPEPPRAEKCHYQPISTLDRNLKQFMRPVVVQTISPMMLENFRGILECHYDHLPRRSVEYPTLQARCSAAPSLSGCDELRQQRPDSLAESTIEALKCEAKLDVIDNTTSEPLYAEIPCWRPPSEHAIEVVNLNGEAVTEL, encoded by the exons ATGACAGCGAGTCTGACTATAAAGACACAAATATGGTGCTTGGTGGGAGTGGTGACGGTGGTGATGGGAGCGGTGGTGGGCCTGAACGGGGACCACGTGTGCGTGGTGCAGCAGAA ATACAACATAACAAAGCGCGTGAAGTACCGCGCTCCGATGTCAGTGCGGACGTACGAGTGGTGCTTCTCCATGCCGCCGAGATGCTCCAAATGGAGCACAGAGATGCGGGACCTTACTAGACTCGAG ACGGAGGAGCGAACAGCGGAGGTGGCAGTATGCTGTCCCGGATACAAAATGAAGGATGTATCTTGTGTGCCCATCTGTCCGGCAGGGAGGACCGGCAGCGGATGCTCTGAGG AATGTCCAAAAAACAAATGGGGTCCGAATTGCGTGAACGAATGCAAAAGATGCACAAAACAAGGCATCTGTTCTGTGGTGACAGGAGAATGTCAATGCCAAGATGGATGGCAAGGTGAGAG GTGTGAAGTGAGACAAACCACTCCTGCAACGATGGAGGAACTATCAGTTACGAAGCCAGTTAATATATCTACCTCAGGACCTGTTCATGAAAGAACTACTATGCTTAGCACAACTGGAACAACCACTACAAAAGCACCAATTATCACAACAGTGAGGATTCCAATTACGGCagctacaacaacaacaacaacattgcCTACAACTCCTAAACCTACGACAACAAGTACAACAACAACTAGCACaagtactactactacttctaCAACTATGAGACCTGTTGCAACGACTTTATTGACAAGTGCCCCAACATCCACAGTAGAAACCACTATACAGTCATCAAAGAGTGCTACTGTAGAAGCTATATCGAATAAAGAGTCGACGAGAACTACTAAACATACAAATTGGAATAACGTGACTTTGACATCTTGGGTTTTATCAACAGATAAATCTGTACCTCCGACAATGATGCCGTTTACCACGGTTAGTCCAATTTTCATTAAAACAACCTTTACTAAAAATGCTGAAACTAGTACAGATTTCATTAAAGAAACGACTGCTAGAATATTACCGTCAAAAACTGAGAATTTAGAATTGCCATCACAATCgactaaaatatttgaaatgtcaACAATGAATTTGAGAACTGCTAAACCAATCTTAATAACGGAGCCTACAGTCAAGGAAGCTACAAGAAGACCAGaaacgactatcaaaatatatCCAACAACAATCAAGTTTAAACCAAAAGAAATTTGGATTAAGCCAGCACAAAAAGGTGAATTACTAGTTGAAACAAAAATTAAACCAATTGCGGAACTGCCAAAGCATAAAAATGTTACGAAAAAGGAAACTCTGATAAACACGACCCCGAGAACTATCATGGTTTCAATAATACCAACATCTTTGTCTTACGCCACGTTCAAAAAGATAGCTCTGACCACTGCATCATATTTTACATCTAAAAACGTAACCGGGAAACCAACTGAAATGTTTACAAGGTCGATGTCAACATCAGCACCTATCAAACCATCCAGCACACCGAAACCCTTTCAAAATATCACTAAACACTTTACAGAAGATAAGAATGCCACTAACAGCATGCGCACGACCGCTAAACCCTTAACTATCTTTTCAACTAATCCAACACGGATCTATAAAACTTCCACTAAAACTATGGAGACGACAgagaaaaaaagaaacaataCTGTCTCCCAAGCTAAAGATGTTAAAACGACAGCAAAGCCTGATGAAGAGTTTCATATTTTGACAGAACCGGAGCATATAACGGCTGTGATGGACAAGCCAGATCGGTCATCGGTGGACTTGATATCGGTGATCAGTATAGCAGGCGGGGTGATGATGACGGTGATCACCGTGGCGGTGGTGATCGTGATGCTGGAGCGGTGCAGGCGCCCGCGGTATGAGGATAAGATGAACAGCATCAGGATGGAAGTGATGATTGATAATAATGATGGGCCGCCGCCGTATGTGAGGAACATCTTTAATACGCCGTTGCCTG AGCCACCGCGGGCTGAAAAATGCCATTATCAGCCAATCTCAACTTTGGACAGGAACTTGAAACAATTTATGAGGCCAGTGGTTGTTCAAACAATTTCTCCTATGATGTTGGAAAACTTTAGGG GAATTCTAGAATGCCATTATGACCACTTGCCTCGAAGAAGCGTTGAGTATCCAACATTACAGGCACGTTGTTCAGCAGCGCCATCTCTGAGCGGTTGTGATGAACTACGTCAACAGCGACCTGACTCGCTCGCCGAGTCTACTATAGAAGCGCTCAAATGTGAAGCAAAGCTAGACGTAATTGATAACACCACATCTGAACCTTTGTATGCTGAAATACCATGCTGGAGACCACCATCAGAACACGCAATTGAGGTCGTCAATTTGAACGGAGAAGCTGTAACCGAATTATGA
- the LOC125224846 gene encoding cell wall integrity and stress response component 4-like isoform X2, with translation MTASLTIKTQIWCLVGVVTVVMGAVVGLNGDHVCVVQQKYNITKRVKYRAPMSVRTYEWCFSMPPRCSKWSTEMRDLTRLETEERTAEVAVCCPGYKMKDVSCVPICPAGRTGSGCSEECPKNKWGPNCVNECKRCTKQGICSVVTGECQCQDGWQGERCEVRQTTPATMEELSVTKPVNISTSGPVHERTTMLSTTGTTTTKAPIITTVRIPITAATTTTTTLPTTPKPTTTSTTTTSTSTTTTSTTMRPVATTLLTSAPTSTVETTIQSSKSATVEAISNKESTRTTKHTNWNNVTLTSWVLSTDKSVPPTMMPFTTVSPIFIKTTFTKNAETSTDFIKETTARILPSKTENLELPSQSTKIFEMSTMNLRTAKPILITEPTVKEATRRPETTIKIYPTTIKFKPKEIWIKPAQKEPEHITAVMDKPDRSSVDLISVISIAGGVMMTVITVAVVIVMLERCRRPRYEDKMNSIRMEVMIDNNDGPPPYVRNIFNTPLPEPPRAEKCHYQPISTLDRNLKQFMRPVVVQTISPMMLENFRGILECHYDHLPRRSVEYPTLQARCSAAPSLSGCDELRQQRPDSLAESTIEALKCEAKLDVIDNTTSEPLYAEIPCWRPPSEHAIEVVNLNGEAVTEL, from the exons ATGACAGCGAGTCTGACTATAAAGACACAAATATGGTGCTTGGTGGGAGTGGTGACGGTGGTGATGGGAGCGGTGGTGGGCCTGAACGGGGACCACGTGTGCGTGGTGCAGCAGAA ATACAACATAACAAAGCGCGTGAAGTACCGCGCTCCGATGTCAGTGCGGACGTACGAGTGGTGCTTCTCCATGCCGCCGAGATGCTCCAAATGGAGCACAGAGATGCGGGACCTTACTAGACTCGAG ACGGAGGAGCGAACAGCGGAGGTGGCAGTATGCTGTCCCGGATACAAAATGAAGGATGTATCTTGTGTGCCCATCTGTCCGGCAGGGAGGACCGGCAGCGGATGCTCTGAGG AATGTCCAAAAAACAAATGGGGTCCGAATTGCGTGAACGAATGCAAAAGATGCACAAAACAAGGCATCTGTTCTGTGGTGACAGGAGAATGTCAATGCCAAGATGGATGGCAAGGTGAGAG GTGTGAAGTGAGACAAACCACTCCTGCAACGATGGAGGAACTATCAGTTACGAAGCCAGTTAATATATCTACCTCAGGACCTGTTCATGAAAGAACTACTATGCTTAGCACAACTGGAACAACCACTACAAAAGCACCAATTATCACAACAGTGAGGATTCCAATTACGGCagctacaacaacaacaacaacattgcCTACAACTCCTAAACCTACGACAACAAGTACAACAACAACTAGCACaagtactactactacttctaCAACTATGAGACCTGTTGCAACGACTTTATTGACAAGTGCCCCAACATCCACAGTAGAAACCACTATACAGTCATCAAAGAGTGCTACTGTAGAAGCTATATCGAATAAAGAGTCGACGAGAACTACTAAACATACAAATTGGAATAACGTGACTTTGACATCTTGGGTTTTATCAACAGATAAATCTGTACCTCCGACAATGATGCCGTTTACCACGGTTAGTCCAATTTTCATTAAAACAACCTTTACTAAAAATGCTGAAACTAGTACAGATTTCATTAAAGAAACGACTGCTAGAATATTACCGTCAAAAACTGAGAATTTAGAATTGCCATCACAATCgactaaaatatttgaaatgtcaACAATGAATTTGAGAACTGCTAAACCAATCTTAATAACGGAGCCTACAGTCAAGGAAGCTACAAGAAGACCAGaaacgactatcaaaatatatCCAACAACAATCAAGTTTAAACCAAAAGAAATTTGGATTAAGCCAGCACAAAAAG AACCGGAGCATATAACGGCTGTGATGGACAAGCCAGATCGGTCATCGGTGGACTTGATATCGGTGATCAGTATAGCAGGCGGGGTGATGATGACGGTGATCACCGTGGCGGTGGTGATCGTGATGCTGGAGCGGTGCAGGCGCCCGCGGTATGAGGATAAGATGAACAGCATCAGGATGGAAGTGATGATTGATAATAATGATGGGCCGCCGCCGTATGTGAGGAACATCTTTAATACGCCGTTGCCTG AGCCACCGCGGGCTGAAAAATGCCATTATCAGCCAATCTCAACTTTGGACAGGAACTTGAAACAATTTATGAGGCCAGTGGTTGTTCAAACAATTTCTCCTATGATGTTGGAAAACTTTAGGG GAATTCTAGAATGCCATTATGACCACTTGCCTCGAAGAAGCGTTGAGTATCCAACATTACAGGCACGTTGTTCAGCAGCGCCATCTCTGAGCGGTTGTGATGAACTACGTCAACAGCGACCTGACTCGCTCGCCGAGTCTACTATAGAAGCGCTCAAATGTGAAGCAAAGCTAGACGTAATTGATAACACCACATCTGAACCTTTGTATGCTGAAATACCATGCTGGAGACCACCATCAGAACACGCAATTGAGGTCGTCAATTTGAACGGAGAAGCTGTAACCGAATTATGA
- the LOC125224846 gene encoding uncharacterized protein LOC125224846 isoform X3 produces the protein MTASLTIKTQIWCLVGVVTVVMGAVVGLNGDHVCVVQQKYNITKRVKYRAPMSVRTYEWCFSMPPRCSKWSTEMRDLTRLETEERTAEVAVCCPGYKMKDVSCVPICPAGRTGSGCSEEPEHITAVMDKPDRSSVDLISVISIAGGVMMTVITVAVVIVMLERCRRPRYEDKMNSIRMEVMIDNNDGPPPYVRNIFNTPLPEPPRAEKCHYQPISTLDRNLKQFMRPVVVQTISPMMLENFRGILECHYDHLPRRSVEYPTLQARCSAAPSLSGCDELRQQRPDSLAESTIEALKCEAKLDVIDNTTSEPLYAEIPCWRPPSEHAIEVVNLNGEAVTEL, from the exons ATGACAGCGAGTCTGACTATAAAGACACAAATATGGTGCTTGGTGGGAGTGGTGACGGTGGTGATGGGAGCGGTGGTGGGCCTGAACGGGGACCACGTGTGCGTGGTGCAGCAGAA ATACAACATAACAAAGCGCGTGAAGTACCGCGCTCCGATGTCAGTGCGGACGTACGAGTGGTGCTTCTCCATGCCGCCGAGATGCTCCAAATGGAGCACAGAGATGCGGGACCTTACTAGACTCGAG ACGGAGGAGCGAACAGCGGAGGTGGCAGTATGCTGTCCCGGATACAAAATGAAGGATGTATCTTGTGTGCCCATCTGTCCGGCAGGGAGGACCGGCAGCGGATGCTCTGAGG AACCGGAGCATATAACGGCTGTGATGGACAAGCCAGATCGGTCATCGGTGGACTTGATATCGGTGATCAGTATAGCAGGCGGGGTGATGATGACGGTGATCACCGTGGCGGTGGTGATCGTGATGCTGGAGCGGTGCAGGCGCCCGCGGTATGAGGATAAGATGAACAGCATCAGGATGGAAGTGATGATTGATAATAATGATGGGCCGCCGCCGTATGTGAGGAACATCTTTAATACGCCGTTGCCTG AGCCACCGCGGGCTGAAAAATGCCATTATCAGCCAATCTCAACTTTGGACAGGAACTTGAAACAATTTATGAGGCCAGTGGTTGTTCAAACAATTTCTCCTATGATGTTGGAAAACTTTAGGG GAATTCTAGAATGCCATTATGACCACTTGCCTCGAAGAAGCGTTGAGTATCCAACATTACAGGCACGTTGTTCAGCAGCGCCATCTCTGAGCGGTTGTGATGAACTACGTCAACAGCGACCTGACTCGCTCGCCGAGTCTACTATAGAAGCGCTCAAATGTGAAGCAAAGCTAGACGTAATTGATAACACCACATCTGAACCTTTGTATGCTGAAATACCATGCTGGAGACCACCATCAGAACACGCAATTGAGGTCGTCAATTTGAACGGAGAAGCTGTAACCGAATTATGA